In a single window of the Flavivirga spongiicola genome:
- a CDS encoding TonB-dependent receptor, whose product MIIKKRTANLLTIFLLFSTYCFAQKNTISLETHLKKIEAFFKVSFNYESSLLKNEKCADCFYNEKAPLKTHLEYLESHFMLSFTVISQSKIVVKPLKKKVLYFYDSEDKMPLEHVLITDLDKHKTWITNEEGQVLFEDVIPKKISISHLIYGKQNIDVNKLNTNKVYIIKQIQGLEALFIYPFFSTGTYKKNDGTFFIKTKEVGSLAGLTSHDVIKNLENLPQVTSNSESISDLIVKGSTQDQNLFVWNDIKVYQNSHFFGLISAFNENLLSTITLYDNATPAEYGNSTSSVISLEHNNTRSKKIKGGIGINFLSADGYVKIPINKKSELLLSTRKSLTDVWDSPTYLNYAKKAFQSSDIRTYNTSNKSLVSAENTFDFHDSQLQYKLAINKSNSIGLNVLLFANNLSYIETNKTLNTSKESKLTQENTALGFNWQHTFSNNSQMEAVINYSKYKLDGGNFLLSRDISSFQSNSVRNYETTLKYRSRLKTSGITYETGISHEHLTVINDINNFNEFFQSKLEQKSNIYGLFGTLNYYKNKIKTGLNLRNVYYEFLKSFQIEPRFHITYNPIPEIDIQLRGERKTQNISQVVNLENNFLGIEKRRWFLANNSIAPLQKSKQLELSFGFKKRRHMLNTSIYVKTVKGITTNNQGFQNLNQFENLFGSYVIKGYTFHYNYKSHYLNTWLSYNYSTNEYKFKDLNPSRFYNNNDMRHNLISGVNIRCKSFNFSLGMEYSSGKPFTSINEEMPIIKGAFNKINYNEPNMERFTDYLRFDASISYDFDISKKIDYKLTVGLINIGNKKNILNRYYTLTEDKNDIEVLDRYGLEFTPNVSLNIDF is encoded by the coding sequence ATGATTATAAAAAAACGTACGGCAAATCTATTGACCATATTTTTGCTTTTTTCAACATACTGCTTTGCTCAAAAAAACACCATTTCACTTGAAACACATCTAAAAAAAATTGAAGCCTTCTTTAAAGTATCTTTTAACTACGAATCTTCGTTACTCAAAAACGAAAAATGTGCAGATTGTTTTTATAATGAAAAAGCACCTTTAAAAACTCATTTAGAGTATTTAGAAAGCCATTTCATGCTTTCTTTTACAGTTATTTCCCAAAGTAAAATTGTAGTAAAACCTTTAAAAAAGAAGGTGTTATATTTCTATGACAGTGAAGATAAAATGCCTTTAGAACATGTATTAATAACTGATTTAGATAAACATAAAACATGGATTACTAATGAAGAAGGACAAGTGCTTTTTGAAGATGTCATACCAAAAAAAATTTCAATATCACACCTTATTTATGGGAAGCAAAATATTGATGTTAATAAATTAAATACTAATAAGGTATATATTATTAAGCAAATCCAAGGCTTAGAAGCATTATTCATTTATCCTTTCTTTTCTACAGGAACTTATAAGAAAAACGATGGTACTTTTTTTATAAAAACTAAAGAGGTAGGTTCGTTAGCAGGGTTAACATCTCATGATGTTATTAAAAATTTAGAAAATTTACCTCAAGTGACTAGTAATAGTGAATCTATTTCAGATTTAATCGTTAAAGGGAGCACCCAAGATCAAAATTTATTTGTTTGGAATGATATAAAAGTCTATCAAAACAGTCATTTTTTTGGGTTAATTTCTGCCTTTAATGAGAACTTACTTTCTACAATTACTTTGTATGATAATGCAACACCGGCAGAATATGGAAATAGTACAAGTAGTGTTATTAGTTTAGAGCACAATAATACGCGTTCAAAAAAAATTAAAGGAGGCATTGGTATTAATTTTTTAAGCGCAGATGGTTATGTGAAAATACCAATAAATAAGAAATCTGAATTATTACTTTCAACAAGAAAATCGTTGACAGATGTTTGGGATTCTCCGACATATTTAAATTATGCTAAAAAAGCCTTTCAATCTTCAGATATTAGGACATACAATACGTCAAATAAAAGTCTTGTAAGTGCTGAAAATACGTTTGATTTTCATGATTCTCAATTGCAATACAAATTGGCTATAAATAAATCTAATAGTATTGGATTAAACGTATTACTTTTTGCAAACAATTTGTCTTACATAGAAACAAATAAAACACTTAATACCAGTAAAGAGAGTAAGTTAACACAAGAAAATACCGCTTTGGGATTTAATTGGCAGCATACTTTTTCTAATAACTCTCAAATGGAGGCTGTTATTAATTATTCTAAATACAAACTAGATGGCGGAAATTTTTTGTTGTCCAGAGATATTTCAAGCTTCCAAAGTAATAGTGTTAGAAATTATGAAACGACTTTAAAATACCGCTCGAGGCTTAAAACTTCTGGAATAACATATGAAACCGGAATCTCACATGAGCACTTAACAGTTATAAATGATATCAACAATTTTAACGAGTTTTTTCAAAGCAAATTAGAGCAAAAGAGTAATATTTATGGGCTATTTGGAACCCTTAATTATTATAAAAATAAAATAAAAACAGGGCTAAACCTAAGAAATGTTTATTATGAGTTCTTAAAATCATTTCAAATTGAACCCAGATTTCACATAACATATAATCCTATACCGGAAATAGATATTCAGCTTAGAGGAGAGAGAAAAACACAAAATATTTCTCAGGTTGTTAATTTGGAAAATAATTTTCTAGGTATAGAAAAGCGAAGGTGGTTTCTAGCAAACAATTCTATTGCGCCTTTGCAAAAAAGTAAGCAGTTAGAATTGTCTTTTGGTTTCAAAAAAAGAAGGCATATGCTTAATACGAGTATCTATGTTAAAACTGTAAAAGGTATTACTACTAATAATCAAGGTTTTCAGAACCTTAATCAGTTTGAGAATCTTTTTGGATCATACGTCATAAAGGGGTATACGTTTCATTATAACTATAAAAGTCATTATTTAAATACTTGGTTAAGCTATAATTATAGTACAAATGAGTACAAATTTAAAGACCTTAATCCATCTCGTTTTTATAATAATAATGATATGAGGCATAATCTAATTTCTGGAGTAAATATCAGGTGTAAATCGTTTAATTTTTCTTTAGGAATGGAATATAGTTCCGGGAAGCCCTTCACCTCTATAAATGAAGAAATGCCAATTATAAAAGGTGCTTTTAATAAAATCAATTATAATGAACCAAACATGGAGCGATTTACAGATTATTTGAGGTTTGATGCTTCAATAAGTTATGATTTTGATATATCAAAAAAAATAGATTACAAACTAACAGTGGGCCTAATTAATATTGGGAATAAGAAGAACATTCTTAATCGTTATTATACGCTAACAGAAGACAAAAATGATATAGAGGTTTTAGATAGATATGGATTAGAATTTACTCCAAATGTATCGTTAAACATTGATTTTTAA
- a CDS encoding FecR family protein — MEENKTNNIKKFLNFEFSSEKEKEAFKESDTYSEYKEIIEMFDGVKAVDYNEEGVLERLDTARLKPDANKKQIIPLHKKWLPMSIAASILLFVSVALFSINNNLEHYTLAGESVQISLPDASKVWLNAKSEVAYSKTWKKTRAIDLKGEAYFEVAKGKTFTVKTPQGTVTVLGTKFNVKQRDTSFEVYCYEGTVSVMYKGEETILKANSFFNSKTLDVSMQEGHIINTKPYWIDKVSVFENTPINHVISDISIQYDIKFIMNDNLNKDLKYTGSYHYDDSLETVLDVFCQSLDLTYIKKDKSIYLNKNR; from the coding sequence ATGGAAGAAAATAAGACTAATAATATAAAGAAGTTTTTGAATTTTGAATTCTCTTCAGAGAAAGAAAAAGAAGCTTTTAAGGAGTCCGATACTTATTCTGAATATAAAGAAATCATAGAGATGTTTGACGGCGTTAAAGCTGTTGATTATAATGAAGAAGGTGTTTTAGAAAGGTTAGACACAGCTCGTTTAAAACCAGATGCAAATAAAAAGCAAATTATTCCACTGCATAAAAAATGGCTGCCTATGTCTATAGCGGCCTCCATATTATTATTTGTTTCGGTGGCTTTGTTTAGTATAAATAACAATCTTGAACATTATACGCTTGCTGGTGAGTCTGTACAAATCTCACTCCCGGATGCCTCTAAAGTTTGGTTAAATGCAAAGTCTGAGGTAGCCTACAGTAAAACATGGAAAAAAACAAGAGCTATAGACTTAAAAGGAGAAGCTTATTTTGAAGTAGCAAAAGGAAAAACATTTACGGTTAAAACACCACAAGGTACCGTAACGGTTTTAGGAACTAAATTTAATGTAAAACAACGAGACACTTCTTTTGAAGTCTATTGTTATGAAGGTACTGTATCTGTTATGTATAAGGGGGAAGAAACCATTTTAAAAGCTAACAGTTTTTTTAATTCAAAAACATTAGATGTAAGTATGCAGGAGGGACATATTATTAATACAAAGCCATATTGGATTGATAAAGTATCCGTTTTCGAAAATACACCAATAAATCATGTAATCTCAGATATAAGTATTCAATATGATATAAAATTTATTATGAATGATAATTTAAATAAAGACTTAAAATATACTGGAAGTTACCATTATGATGATTCATTAGAAACCGTATTAGACGTTTTTTGTCAATCATTAGACTTAACGTATATCAAAAAAGATAAAAGTATTTATTTGAATAAAAATAGATGA
- a CDS encoding RNA polymerase sigma factor, giving the protein MNCDDYSSKDSICEERNYNIAFKKHSKEVFNFLVYNYGDKQLAEDIIQEAFLTLWKNCKNVPLKNVRAYLYTISKNKIIDTFRNANHALNYKKNGASIIEKQTPEYIFEEKEFHQKVNQVLDNMPENYRVPFLLNRIDKKKYREIAEIMGVSVKSVEKRIFNALEFLQKELQINKKRF; this is encoded by the coding sequence ATGAATTGTGATGATTACTCATCTAAAGATTCTATTTGTGAAGAACGTAATTACAATATAGCTTTTAAAAAGCATTCTAAAGAAGTTTTTAACTTTTTAGTGTACAATTATGGAGACAAACAACTAGCCGAAGATATTATACAAGAAGCCTTCTTAACATTATGGAAGAACTGTAAAAATGTGCCTTTAAAAAATGTAAGAGCCTATTTGTATACTATTTCTAAAAATAAGATAATTGACACTTTTAGAAATGCTAATCACGCATTGAACTATAAAAAAAATGGCGCAAGCATTATAGAGAAACAAACACCTGAATATATTTTTGAAGAAAAGGAATTTCATCAAAAAGTAAATCAAGTTCTTGATAATATGCCAGAAAATTATAGAGTTCCTTTTTTGCTTAATAGAATAGATAAAAAGAAGTATAGAGAGATTGCTGAAATAATGGGTGTTTCGGTAAAATCAGTAGAAAAAAGAATTTTTAATGCTTTGGAGTTTCTACAAAAAGAATTACAAATTAATAAAAAACGATTTTAA
- a CDS encoding NAD(P)H-hydrate dehydratase: protein MKLFSKEQIYQGDKLTAERQKISSTDLMERAGTQIFNWMHMRMQGAQVPIHIFCGIGNNGGDGLVLARHLILDGYNVKTYVVNCSDKRSKDFLINYDRIKNVTKDWPTLLSCTEDFPEIHQDDIIVDAVFGIGLNRAVDEWVKSLFMHFRSTKAFTLSIDIPSGLSTERVPEDEDSVVWAGYTLSFASPKLIFFLPETAKYTIQWEVLDIGLDQEFLFTTNTEVELIGKHEVLPLYLPREKFSHKGQFGHSLIIGGSYGKIGAVTLASRAALFAGSGLITAYIPKCGYVPLQASFPEAMVITDANEEIITDIKFDIKPTVVGFGIGVGTHSKTISAFETFLKKNKAPLVIDADGINILSKKKILLKLLPEQTILTPHPKELERLIGTWKDDFDKLKKVKAFSKKYTCIVIIKGANTITVFDNKIYVNTTGNPGLSTAGSGDILTGMVTGLISQGYNPLQATIFGVYLHGRSADIAVENFGYQSLIASHVIDYLGAAFIDLFKQPEQPTEVVEKEQEQEEQE from the coding sequence ATGAAACTATTTTCTAAAGAACAAATTTACCAAGGTGATAAACTAACTGCCGAACGTCAAAAGATATCTTCAACAGATTTGATGGAGCGTGCGGGTACACAAATTTTTAATTGGATGCATATGCGTATGCAAGGTGCTCAAGTTCCCATTCATATATTTTGTGGTATTGGAAATAATGGAGGAGATGGATTAGTGCTTGCCAGACATTTAATTTTAGATGGCTATAATGTTAAAACCTATGTGGTTAATTGTAGCGATAAGCGGTCAAAAGATTTCTTAATTAATTATGATCGCATTAAAAATGTTACTAAAGATTGGCCAACGCTTTTAAGTTGTACTGAAGATTTTCCTGAAATTCATCAAGATGATATTATTGTTGATGCTGTCTTTGGTATTGGATTAAATAGAGCTGTAGATGAATGGGTAAAGTCATTATTTATGCATTTTAGAAGTACAAAGGCATTTACGCTATCTATTGATATTCCGTCGGGTTTAAGCACAGAAAGAGTACCAGAAGATGAAGATAGCGTCGTTTGGGCTGGTTATACACTGAGTTTTGCATCTCCTAAATTGATTTTCTTCTTACCAGAAACGGCCAAGTACACCATCCAATGGGAAGTATTAGACATTGGTCTTGATCAGGAGTTTTTATTCACAACTAACACCGAGGTAGAACTAATAGGGAAGCATGAAGTGTTACCGTTATATCTGCCACGAGAAAAATTTTCGCATAAAGGGCAATTTGGTCATAGTCTTATAATTGGAGGGAGTTATGGTAAAATTGGCGCAGTAACATTGGCGAGCAGGGCGGCTTTATTTGCTGGATCAGGTCTCATCACCGCATATATTCCTAAATGTGGATATGTGCCTTTGCAAGCGTCTTTTCCGGAGGCTATGGTTATAACGGATGCCAATGAGGAAATAATTACAGATATTAAATTTGATATAAAGCCTACAGTTGTTGGTTTTGGAATAGGTGTAGGGACTCACTCTAAAACTATAAGCGCTTTTGAAACCTTTTTAAAGAAAAATAAGGCACCTTTAGTTATTGATGCCGATGGGATTAATATACTGTCAAAAAAGAAAATCCTATTGAAACTTTTACCTGAACAAACCATTTTAACACCGCACCCTAAAGAGTTGGAGCGTTTAATTGGTACGTGGAAAGACGATTTCGATAAATTGAAAAAAGTAAAAGCGTTTTCAAAAAAATATACCTGTATAGTTATTATTAAAGGAGCAAATACTATAACAGTATTTGATAATAAAATTTATGTGAATACTACGGGAAACCCTGGACTGTCTACTGCGGGAAGCGGTGATATATTAACTGGAATGGTTACCGGATTAATTTCGCAAGGTTATAATCCATTGCAAGCTACCATATTTGGAGTGTATTTACATGGAAGATCAGCAGATATTGCGGTTGAAAACTTTGGTTATCAAAGTTTAATTGCCAGTCATGTTATTGATTATTTAGGAGCCGCTTTTATTGATTTATTTAAGCAACCGGAACAACCGACAGAAGTAGTCGAAAAAGAACAGGAGCAAGAAGAACAAGAATAA
- a CDS encoding T9SS type A sorting domain-containing protein: protein MKTKLLTKNGLTILLFLTTLVIQAQVTNVFDFNTPAELSTSFTQGGSSLLITQTTNTGIDGTGAVNVSGNTNEVYTTKQGYSISGEGAHYEFKTYFKSEFNSGYGGIGFTSNPSATHHFYAAPNDGLGISVHGGGYIFTSGTTTSSGSWDGGDVLNSGSPDDWYLAVLTVDLLANSYFDMTIQIYPANNDGTLITPGTPTETKSWNVQNTAMANSEIIYSYFAFGGHRITNFDNYTINLEGGATIIEQGAPVVIGASVLNNSTSEIDMSGEVTDDRGATVTERGFVYSTSVNPPTTSDTKIVTGSGEGTFSNQLGSLASNTIYYVRSYAINSGGTSYGSLSTIDTSTLSDTTTGLKAKIKTHPNPATNFISLSGLTKSDNNYTIYNILGKEVSRGTVTNTNNSNGIDIKFLNQGLYLLKLENFEVVKFIKK, encoded by the coding sequence ATGAAAACAAAATTACTTACAAAAAATGGTTTAACAATACTCCTTTTTTTAACGACACTAGTTATACAAGCTCAAGTGACCAATGTCTTTGATTTTAATACCCCTGCCGAATTAAGTACATCATTTACTCAAGGAGGCTCTTCATTACTTATTACGCAAACAACCAACACAGGAATAGATGGTACGGGAGCAGTAAATGTATCGGGAAATACAAACGAAGTTTATACAACAAAGCAAGGTTACTCTATATCCGGTGAAGGCGCTCATTACGAATTTAAAACGTATTTTAAGAGTGAGTTTAATAGTGGTTATGGCGGTATAGGTTTTACATCCAATCCGAGTGCAACACATCATTTTTATGCGGCTCCTAATGATGGTTTAGGTATCTCTGTACATGGCGGCGGTTATATTTTTACTAGCGGCACTACGACTAGTTCAGGTAGCTGGGATGGTGGTGATGTTTTAAACAGTGGTTCTCCTGATGATTGGTATTTAGCTGTTTTAACTGTTGATTTATTGGCAAATAGTTATTTTGACATGACTATACAGATTTACCCGGCCAATAATGATGGTACACTTATAACTCCAGGTACACCAACAGAAACCAAAAGCTGGAATGTACAGAACACAGCTATGGCAAACTCTGAGATCATTTACTCCTATTTTGCTTTTGGCGGTCATAGAATTACAAATTTTGACAATTATACCATTAACCTTGAAGGAGGCGCTACTATTATAGAGCAAGGTGCGCCAGTTGTTATTGGAGCTTCAGTATTAAATAATTCTACTAGCGAAATAGATATGAGTGGAGAAGTAACGGACGATAGAGGTGCTACGGTTACAGAAAGGGGATTTGTTTATAGTACTTCTGTAAATCCTCCTACGACTTCCGATACCAAAATTGTGACAGGAAGTGGAGAAGGCACATTTAGCAATCAATTAGGAAGCCTGGCAAGTAACACCATTTATTACGTAAGATCTTACGCCATAAATTCTGGTGGTACGTCTTATGGAAGTCTGAGTACTATTGACACAAGCACTTTATCCGATACTACTACGGGCTTAAAAGCTAAAATTAAAACACACCCAAACCCAGCAACTAATTTTATTAGCCTTTCCGGTTTAACCAAGTCTGACAACAATTATACAATTTATAATATATTAGGAAAAGAAGTATCCCGAGGAACAGTAACAAATACAAATAATAGTAATGGAATTGATATTAAATTTTTAAACCAAGGGTTGTACCTTCTAAAATTAGAAAACTTTGAGGTAGTTAAATTTATTAAAAAATAA
- the thrA gene encoding bifunctional aspartate kinase/homoserine dehydrogenase I, whose product MKVLKFGGTSVGSAKNINNVIDILTGYSQKDSIICVVSAIGGITDKLLLAGKLAQSKDTRFKETFSTIKDIHLNIINELNPSNADIIIEYTETRLGELKNLLDGIYLINELSPKTSDKLVSFGELLSSYIISETMKNRSLSADRKNSQELIITNSNFTKAEVNYSLTNNNIIGYFKTATQQITILPGFVSKSLVGEQTTLGRGGSDFTAAIVAAALKVEQLEIWTDVSGMYTTNPKLVKQAYPIEKISYQEAMELSHFGAKVLYPPTVQPVLDLEIPIHIKNTLEPEAIGTIISNDETNITSPVKGISNIGNIALLTLEGSGMVGIPGFSKRLFETLSQEKINVILITQASSEHSICLGIEEKDADEAKKAIDVAFENEIALNKINPIIVENNLSIIALVGDNMKNHQGISGKMFSALGKNNINIRAIAQGASEKNISAVISENDIKKALNTLHEQFFEIETKQLNVFITGVGNVGEKLVDQIEQQNGYLKENLKINLRVVGLSNSRTMIFNEDGIDLKNWKDQLVSGEKATLEGFFERTKSLNLRNSIFVDVTANKDVANLYANYLRQSIGVVACNKIACSSDYENYSLLKRLSLKYNAPYLFETNVGAGLPIIDTLNNLIASGDKITSIQAVLSGSLNFVFNNFNDTTKFYDVVKQAAAEGYTEPDPRIDLSGVDVARKILILARESGMQMNLEDISNTPFLSDSGLKSDSVDDFYQTLIADEEHYQSLYASAKAKNCQLKYVAQLNNGKSNVGLQEIPEGHPFYNLEGKDNIVMFYTQRYPEQPMIIKGAGAGAEVTASGLFADIIRMGNN is encoded by the coding sequence ATGAAGGTTTTAAAATTTGGTGGAACTTCGGTAGGTTCTGCAAAAAACATAAATAACGTCATAGATATCTTAACCGGATATTCTCAAAAAGATTCCATTATATGCGTCGTATCTGCCATTGGTGGCATTACAGACAAACTACTTTTGGCTGGTAAACTTGCTCAAAGTAAAGACACTCGTTTTAAAGAAACGTTTAGTACTATTAAAGATATTCATTTAAATATCATAAATGAATTAAATCCAAGCAATGCAGACATCATTATAGAATATACCGAGACTAGGCTAGGTGAATTAAAAAATTTGTTAGACGGTATCTATCTAATAAATGAATTATCTCCAAAAACATCAGATAAATTAGTGAGCTTTGGTGAGTTATTATCATCATACATTATATCGGAAACTATGAAAAATCGTAGTTTATCTGCAGATCGTAAAAATTCTCAAGAATTGATTATAACAAATTCAAATTTCACTAAAGCGGAAGTTAATTATAGCTTAACTAATAATAATATAATAGGCTATTTTAAAACAGCAACACAACAAATTACTATACTTCCCGGGTTTGTTTCAAAATCTTTAGTAGGGGAACAAACGACATTAGGTCGTGGTGGTTCAGATTTTACAGCGGCCATAGTTGCTGCTGCTTTAAAAGTTGAACAGTTAGAGATTTGGACGGATGTAAGTGGGATGTATACTACCAATCCGAAATTGGTAAAACAAGCCTACCCTATCGAAAAAATTTCTTATCAGGAAGCTATGGAATTATCACACTTTGGTGCCAAAGTTTTATACCCTCCAACTGTCCAACCTGTTTTAGATTTAGAAATTCCTATTCACATAAAAAACACATTAGAACCAGAAGCAATTGGAACTATTATTTCCAATGATGAAACAAACATTACATCACCCGTAAAAGGAATTAGCAACATAGGAAATATTGCCTTATTAACGTTAGAAGGCAGTGGTATGGTAGGTATCCCTGGATTTTCTAAACGCTTATTTGAAACCCTGTCACAAGAAAAGATTAATGTCATCTTGATTACTCAGGCATCATCTGAGCATTCTATTTGTTTAGGTATTGAAGAAAAAGATGCAGATGAAGCCAAAAAGGCCATTGATGTTGCTTTTGAAAATGAAATTGCTCTAAATAAAATAAACCCCATCATAGTTGAAAACAATCTTTCAATTATTGCACTAGTTGGTGATAACATGAAAAACCACCAAGGGATTAGCGGTAAAATGTTTAGTGCTTTAGGTAAAAATAATATTAACATTCGCGCTATAGCTCAAGGTGCCTCAGAGAAGAATATTTCTGCTGTCATATCAGAAAACGATATAAAAAAGGCTTTAAATACCTTACATGAGCAATTCTTTGAAATTGAAACTAAACAACTAAATGTATTTATTACTGGGGTTGGAAATGTTGGAGAGAAATTAGTCGATCAAATAGAGCAACAGAATGGCTATTTAAAAGAAAATTTAAAAATCAATTTACGGGTTGTCGGGTTGTCAAATTCCAGAACGATGATTTTTAACGAAGATGGGATTGATCTAAAAAACTGGAAAGATCAGCTTGTTTCAGGAGAAAAAGCAACTTTAGAAGGTTTTTTTGAAAGAACTAAATCACTTAATTTACGTAATAGTATTTTTGTTGATGTTACAGCAAATAAAGATGTTGCGAATTTATATGCTAATTATTTACGCCAAAGTATTGGTGTGGTAGCATGTAATAAAATTGCTTGCTCAAGTGATTACGAAAACTACAGTTTATTAAAGCGCCTATCTCTTAAATATAATGCACCTTATTTATTTGAGACTAATGTTGGCGCTGGATTACCTATTATCGACACCCTAAATAATTTAATTGCTTCTGGTGATAAAATTACGTCCATTCAGGCAGTCTTATCAGGAAGTTTAAATTTTGTATTTAACAATTTTAATGACACCACTAAATTTTACGATGTGGTTAAACAAGCTGCAGCAGAAGGTTATACAGAACCAGATCCAAGAATAGATTTAAGTGGTGTTGATGTGGCTAGAAAAATATTAATTTTAGCTAGAGAAAGTGGTATGCAAATGAATTTGGAGGATATTTCAAATACACCTTTCTTATCAGATTCAGGATTGAAGAGTGATTCGGTTGATGATTTTTATCAAACACTGATTGCCGATGAAGAGCATTATCAAAGCCTATACGCTTCTGCAAAAGCAAAAAACTGTCAATTAAAGTATGTAGCGCAATTAAACAATGGAAAATCAAATGTAGGTTTACAGGAAATTCCAGAAGGACATCCATTTTATAATCTTGAAGGCAAGGACAATATCGTTATGTTTTATACGCAACGTTACCCAGAACAGCCTATGATTATTAAAGGAGCTGGTGCTGGTGCTGAAGTTACGGCCTCAGGGTTATTTGCAGATATTATTAGAATGGGAAATAATTAA
- a CDS encoding homoserine kinase: MKNEIKIFSPATVANVACGFDVLGFCLDGIGDEMVIRKTDKKGIHITKIEGFDLPYETELNVAGVSALAMYEAAKPDCGFEIEIYKKIKPGSGIGSSAASAVGSVFGMNALLGRPYNKTELTQFAIKGEALASKCEHADNLAPAIFGGFTLVKSVSPLKILEIPSPEDLYATIIHPQIEIKTSEARAILPKDVPLQNAITQWANFGSLIHGLHTSDYDLIQKSLHDVIVEPYRSQLIPYYKEVKKAVLQNGALGAGISGSGPSIFTLSKGFENAQKVKSAMEKVYSETDIAFEIHMARINTEGVKVL; the protein is encoded by the coding sequence ATGAAAAACGAAATAAAGATATTTTCACCCGCAACAGTTGCTAATGTAGCCTGTGGGTTTGATGTTTTAGGATTCTGTTTAGACGGTATTGGTGATGAGATGGTCATAAGAAAAACGGATAAAAAAGGCATTCATATTACTAAAATTGAAGGGTTTGATTTACCATATGAAACAGAATTAAATGTTGCTGGTGTTTCTGCATTAGCGATGTATGAAGCTGCAAAGCCAGATTGCGGTTTCGAAATTGAAATTTATAAAAAGATAAAACCTGGTAGTGGTATTGGTAGTAGTGCTGCAAGTGCTGTTGGCAGTGTTTTTGGAATGAATGCCCTTTTAGGAAGACCTTATAACAAAACTGAATTAACACAATTTGCTATTAAAGGTGAAGCCTTAGCCAGTAAATGTGAACACGCCGATAACCTTGCTCCAGCCATTTTTGGAGGTTTTACATTGGTTAAAAGCGTGTCTCCTCTGAAAATTTTAGAGATTCCTTCTCCAGAAGATTTATATGCGACTATTATTCACCCGCAAATAGAAATAAAAACATCTGAGGCTCGAGCGATACTTCCTAAAGATGTGCCTTTACAGAATGCTATAACACAATGGGCAAATTTTGGAAGTTTAATTCATGGTCTACACACAAGTGATTATGATTTAATACAAAAATCGCTACACGATGTCATTGTGGAACCCTATAGAAGCCAATTGATTCCTTATTATAAGGAAGTAAAAAAAGCGGTGCTGCAGAATGGCGCTTTAGGTGCTGGAATATCGGGTTCAGGTCCTTCAATCTTTACATTAAGTAAAGGATTTGAAAATGCTCAAAAAGTAAAAAGTGCTATGGAAAAAGTGTATTCTGAAACAGACATAGCATTCGAAATACATATGGCTAGGATTAATACGGAAGGTGTTAAGGTTCTTTAA
- a CDS encoding four helix bundle protein, which translates to MNKFKFEKLIIWQKAMDFGEDIDEIANNFPDKEKYNLSSQIRRAADSIALNISEGSIGQSNPEQKKFIGYSIRSLAEVITCLYKAKRRKYISEDNFNKFYDDAYTLMNMMHAFRKNIN; encoded by the coding sequence ATGAATAAATTCAAATTTGAAAAACTAATCATTTGGCAAAAAGCAATGGATTTTGGTGAAGATATTGATGAAATTGCTAATAATTTTCCAGATAAGGAAAAGTATAATTTATCATCTCAAATAAGAAGAGCTGCAGATTCAATAGCATTAAATATTTCTGAAGGTTCTATCGGTCAATCTAATCCTGAACAAAAGAAATTTATAGGCTATTCCATTCGTTCTTTGGCTGAAGTAATTACCTGCCTGTATAAAGCGAAAAGAAGAAAATATATTTCTGAAGATAATTTCAATAAATTCTATGATGACGCATACACTTTAATGAACATGATGCATGCGTTTCGTAAAAATATTAATTAA